One genomic segment of Ricinus communis isolate WT05 ecotype wild-type chromosome 5, ASM1957865v1, whole genome shotgun sequence includes these proteins:
- the LOC8280121 gene encoding uncharacterized protein LOC8280121 isoform X1 yields the protein MGSSGSKVSSSSGKGKGCSVKLFHSCYCLGLPSECRDRRNNGDNDQVCDHMSKENEGNASSTGQTKRELEQAKIESYRKVKGEQSDETCVSSNVDLDEWRQASITNAASRVGSSSTRDASGPALTSQSSFLSRFSFVPGNVSFRLSRATSLGSSRGYCNSSTNLQMLNEKKGICLHPRSGNGVIDGNGAQQSSDLLPASLINRTHRVYHEDTDPSLQPNNGASDSLDNNRGNQTISSSHDARREGGSTRVWIDGTSHSPRIFSDSDSFETRMSDRRTGAQEPADSNVRFSRTLSVGRLRDRVLRRSSLSDVTSCPLQQERQLRDVFQVIGRQALGGETRVSESEGDGLNSPTTYPPSSSTHDHELETTRSRASRYHDLLEHRSNFLERRRRIRSQVGALQRLGSRFENLSGHERSCILSGHYRTGRCTCHATNQDANLNDDTSARASISRIVILAEALFEVLDEIHQQSAVLSSQPSISSLGSIPAPKEVVDRLTVKLYTKSQKHQNEDTAQCYICLVEYEEGDSMRILPCHHEFHRTCIDKWLKEIHRLCPLCRGDVCSPDSFPSKN from the exons ATGGGATCAAGTGGAAGCAAAGTCTCATCATCAAGCGGAAAAGGGAAAGGGTGTAGTGTTAAGCTTTTCCATTCATGTTATTGTCTTGGGTTGCCTTCTGAGTGTCGAGACAGAAGAAACAATGGTGACAATGACCAA GTTTGTGATCACATGAGCAAAGAAAATGAAGGCAATGCTTCATCTACTGGCCAGACTAAAAGAGAATTAGAACAGGCCAAAATTGAGTCTTACAGAAAGGTTAAAGGTGAACAATCTGATGAAACTTGTGTATCTTCTAATGTTGACTTGGATGAATGGCGTCAAGCTAGTATCACAAATGCTGCTTCCAGGGTGGGTAGCAGCTCCACTCGAGATGCTTCTGGTCCAGCTTTGACCTCTCAAAGTAGCTTTCTTTCTCGATTTAGCTTTGTTCCTGGTAATGTGAGCTTTAGACTTAGCAGAGCCACTAGTTTAGGTTCATCTAGAGGTTATTGCAACTCTTCTACAAATCTCCAAATGCTAAATGAAAAAAAGGGTATATGTCTTCATCCAAGATCTGGCAATGGTGTCATTGATGGAAACGGAGCTCAACAAAGTAGTGATTTGCTGCCTGCATCCCTGATCAACAGAACCCACAGAGTGTACCATGAAGACACTGATCCCAGTTTGCAGCCTAACAATGGGGCATCTGATTCCTTGGACAACAATCGAGGTAATCAGACAATTTCTTCTAGTCATGATGCACGGAGAGAAGGAGGTAGCACCAGAGTGTGGATCGATGGAACCTCACATTCTCCGAGAATTTTTAGTGATTCAGATAGTTTTGAGACTAGAATGTCTGATAGGCGAACTGGAGCACAAGAACCTGCTGATAGTAATGTTCGTTTTAGCAGAACCCTTAGTGTGGGAAGACTTCGTGATAGAGTTCTTCGTCGATCATCACTATCTGATGTCACATCTTGTCCTTTGCAACAAGAGAGACAATTGAGAGACGTCTTTCAGGTTATTGGGAGACAAGCCTTGGGTGGTGAAACAAGGGTATCAGAATCTGAAGGCGATGGTCTAAACTCACCAACCACATATCCTCCTTCTAGCAGCACTCATGATCATGAGCTGGAAACTACACGATCAAGAGCGTCCAGGTATCATGACTTATTGGAACATAGGTCAAACTTTCTTGAACGGAGGAGAAGAATACGATCTCAG GTCGGTGCTCTTCAGCGACTAGGAAGCCGTTTTGAGAACCTGTCCGGACATGAGAGATCTTGTATATTATCTGGTCATTATAGAACAGGTCGTTGTACATGTCATGCGActaaccaagatgccaatttAAATGATGACACAAGTGCTAGAGCTAGCATATCAAGAATTGTCATCCTAGCTGAAGCTCTGTTTGAG gttCTGGATGAAATTCACCAGCAATCTGCGGTGCTGTCCTCTCAGCCTTCAATATCTTCTCTTGGATCTATACCTGCACCTAAGGAAGTGGTGGATCGATTGACTGTCAAATTATATACTAAGTCACAGAAACATCAGAATGAGGACACAGCTCA
- the LOC8280121 gene encoding uncharacterized protein LOC8280121 isoform X3 yields the protein MGSSGSKVSSSSGKGKGCSVKLFHSCYCLGLPSECRDRRNNGDNDQVCDHMSKENEGNASSTGQTKRELEQAKIESYRKVKGEQSDETCVSSNVDLDEWRQASITNAASRVGSSSTRDASGPALTSQSSFLSRFSFVPGNVSFRLSRATSLGSSRGYCNSSTNLQMLNEKKGICLHPRSGNGVIDGNGAQQSSDLLPASLINRTHRVYHEDTDPSLQPNNGASDSLDNNRGNQTISSSHDARREGGSTRVWIDGTSHSPRIFSDSDSFETRMSDRRTGAQEPADSNVRFSRTLSVGRLRDRVLRRSSLSDVTSCPLQQERQLRDVFQVIGRQALGGETRVSESEGDGLNSPTTYPPSSSTHDHELETTRSRASRYHDLLEHRSNFLERRRRIRSQVGALQRLGSRFENLSGHERSCILSGHYRTGRCTCHATNQDANLNDDTSARASISRIVILAEALFEVLDEIHQQSAVLSSQPSISSLGSIPAPKEVVDRLTVKLYTKSQKHQNEDTAHIFSSLLNTDVISALWSMRKGTACGFCLAIMNFIEHV from the exons ATGGGATCAAGTGGAAGCAAAGTCTCATCATCAAGCGGAAAAGGGAAAGGGTGTAGTGTTAAGCTTTTCCATTCATGTTATTGTCTTGGGTTGCCTTCTGAGTGTCGAGACAGAAGAAACAATGGTGACAATGACCAA GTTTGTGATCACATGAGCAAAGAAAATGAAGGCAATGCTTCATCTACTGGCCAGACTAAAAGAGAATTAGAACAGGCCAAAATTGAGTCTTACAGAAAGGTTAAAGGTGAACAATCTGATGAAACTTGTGTATCTTCTAATGTTGACTTGGATGAATGGCGTCAAGCTAGTATCACAAATGCTGCTTCCAGGGTGGGTAGCAGCTCCACTCGAGATGCTTCTGGTCCAGCTTTGACCTCTCAAAGTAGCTTTCTTTCTCGATTTAGCTTTGTTCCTGGTAATGTGAGCTTTAGACTTAGCAGAGCCACTAGTTTAGGTTCATCTAGAGGTTATTGCAACTCTTCTACAAATCTCCAAATGCTAAATGAAAAAAAGGGTATATGTCTTCATCCAAGATCTGGCAATGGTGTCATTGATGGAAACGGAGCTCAACAAAGTAGTGATTTGCTGCCTGCATCCCTGATCAACAGAACCCACAGAGTGTACCATGAAGACACTGATCCCAGTTTGCAGCCTAACAATGGGGCATCTGATTCCTTGGACAACAATCGAGGTAATCAGACAATTTCTTCTAGTCATGATGCACGGAGAGAAGGAGGTAGCACCAGAGTGTGGATCGATGGAACCTCACATTCTCCGAGAATTTTTAGTGATTCAGATAGTTTTGAGACTAGAATGTCTGATAGGCGAACTGGAGCACAAGAACCTGCTGATAGTAATGTTCGTTTTAGCAGAACCCTTAGTGTGGGAAGACTTCGTGATAGAGTTCTTCGTCGATCATCACTATCTGATGTCACATCTTGTCCTTTGCAACAAGAGAGACAATTGAGAGACGTCTTTCAGGTTATTGGGAGACAAGCCTTGGGTGGTGAAACAAGGGTATCAGAATCTGAAGGCGATGGTCTAAACTCACCAACCACATATCCTCCTTCTAGCAGCACTCATGATCATGAGCTGGAAACTACACGATCAAGAGCGTCCAGGTATCATGACTTATTGGAACATAGGTCAAACTTTCTTGAACGGAGGAGAAGAATACGATCTCAG GTCGGTGCTCTTCAGCGACTAGGAAGCCGTTTTGAGAACCTGTCCGGACATGAGAGATCTTGTATATTATCTGGTCATTATAGAACAGGTCGTTGTACATGTCATGCGActaaccaagatgccaatttAAATGATGACACAAGTGCTAGAGCTAGCATATCAAGAATTGTCATCCTAGCTGAAGCTCTGTTTGAG gttCTGGATGAAATTCACCAGCAATCTGCGGTGCTGTCCTCTCAGCCTTCAATATCTTCTCTTGGATCTATACCTGCACCTAAGGAAGTGGTGGATCGATTGACTGTCAAATTATATACTAAGTCACAGAAACATCAGAATGAGGACACAGCTCA